A region of Cucumis melo cultivar AY chromosome 2, USDA_Cmelo_AY_1.0, whole genome shotgun sequence DNA encodes the following proteins:
- the LOC103492327 gene encoding WD-40 repeat-containing protein MSI4, translating into MDSSQPQQQQQQQQPPQQQQTPPPPQQQTPVVKKKETRGRKPKPKDEKKDEQQTKKMKAQQQPSVDERYTQWKSLVPVLYDWFANHNLVWPSLSCRWGPQLEQATYKNRQRLYLSEQTDGSVPNTLVIANCEVVKPRVAAAEHISQFNEEARSPFVKKYKTIIHPGEVNRIRELPQNSRIVATHTDSPDVLIWDVEAQPNRHAVLGATNSRPDLILTGHQENAEFALAMCPTEPYVLSGGKDKLVVLWSIQDHITTSATEAGASKSPGSGGSIIKKPGEANDKASDGPSIGPRGVYHGHEDTVEDVTFCPSNAQEFCSVGDDSCLILWDARTGSSPAVKVEKAHNADLHCVDWNPHDDNLIITGSADNSIRLFDRRNLTSNGVGSPIYKFEGHKAAVLCVQWSPDKSSVFGSSAEDGLLNIWDYDKVGKKTERATRTPAAPPGLFFQHAGHRDKVVDFHWNAADPWTVVSVSDDCDTTGGGGTLQIWRMSDLIYRPEEEVLAELEKFKSHVIECAAKP; encoded by the exons ATGGACTCTTCTCAGCcgcagcaacaacaacaacaacaacaaccacCTCAACAGCAGCAGACACCGCCGCCGCCGCAGCAGCAGACACCtgttgtgaagaagaaggaaaccAGAGGCCGTAAACCCAAGCCGAAGGACGAGAAAAAGGACGAACAACAAACTAAGAAGATGAAAGCTCAACAACAACCTTCCGTTGATGAGCGTTATACTCAGTGGAAGTCTCTTGTTCCTGTTCTCTATGACTGGTTTGCTAACCATAATCTCGTTTGGCCTTCTCTCTCTTGCCG GTGGGGTCCTCAGCTTGAGCAAGCTACGTATAAGAATCGACAGCGACTTTATCTTTCTGAACAG ACTGATGGCAGTGTTCCAAATACACTGGTTATTGCAAATTGTGAAGTTGTGAAGCCTAGAGTTGCAGCTGCAGAGCACATTTCTCAG TTCAATGAAGAAGCACGCTCACCATTTGTGAAGAAGTACAAGACTATCATACACCCTGGTGAG GTTAACAGAATTAGGGAACTTCCCCAGAATTCTCGAATTGTTGCCACACACACTGATAGTCCAGAT GTCCTCATATGGGATGTTGAGGCACAACCTAACCGTCATGCTGTCCTTGGTGCCACAAATTCTCGCCCAGATTTG ATCCTGACTGGTCATCAAGAAAATGCCGAGTTTGCTCTAGCAATGTGCCCCACTGAACCTTATGTTCTCTCTGGAG GGAAGGACAAATTAGTCGTTTTATGGAGTATCCAGGACCACATAACAACTTCTGCCACAGAGGCTGGTGCTTCAAAATCACCAGGATCTGGAGGATCTATCATAAAGAAGCCTGGAGAGGCAAATGATAAAGCTTCTGATGGCCCTTCTATTGGGCCACGAGGAGTTTACCATGGACACGAGGATACCGTTGAAGATGTGACCTTCTGTCCATCCAA TGCACAGGAGTTTTGCAGTGTTGGAGATGATTCTTGCCTAATATTATGGGATGCCCGTACTGGCTCAAGCCCCGCTGTCAAG GTCGAAAAGGCACATAATGCTGATCTTCATTGTGTTGATTGGAATCCCCATGATGACAATCTTATAATAACAGG GTCAGCAGATAATTCTATTCGTTTGTTTGATCGTCGGAATCTCACTTCTAATGGCGTTGGCTCGCCGATCTATAAATTTGAGGGCCACAAAGCAGCTGTTCTTTGTGTTCAG TGGTCCCCAGATAAATCATCTGTCTTTGGAAGTTCAGCAGAAGATGGGCTGTTAAATATTTGGGATTATGATAAG GTTGGTAAAAAGACAGAGCGTGCTACAAGAACGCCTGCTGCTCCTCCCGGTTTATTTTTCCAGCATGCTGGGCACAG GGATAAAGTCGTTGACTTCCATTGGAATGCAGCTGATCCATGGACTGTTGTGAGTGTGTCTGACGATTGTGATACAACTGGTGGAGGAGGGACTTT
- the LOC103492528 gene encoding beta-galactosidase-like has protein sequence MPKVVLLFLSLLTWVCSTIGSVTYDHKAIIINGQRRILISGSIHYPRSTPQMWPDLIQKAKNGGLDIIETYVFWNGHEPSPGKYYFEERYDLVRFIKLVHQAGLYVHLRIGPYVCAEWNYGGFPVWLKFVPGIAFRTDNKPFKAAMQKFVYKIVDLMKWEKLYHTQGGPIILSQIENEYGPVEWEIGAPGKSYTKWAAQMALGLKTGVPWVMCKQEDAPDPLIDTCNGFYCENFKPNKIYKPKIWTENWSGWYTAFGGPTPYRPPEDVAFSVARFIQNGGSLVNYYMYHGGTNFGRTSGLFIATSYDFDAPIDEYGLLREPKWGHLRDLHKAIKSCEPALVSADPTSTWLGKNQEARVFKSRSGACAAFLANYDTSASVRVNFWNHPYDLPPWSISILPDCKTVTFNTARIGVKSYQAKMTPISSFWWLSYKEEPASGYASDTTTKDGLVEQVSVTWDTTDYLWYMTDIRIDSTEGFLKTGRWPLLTVDSAGHVLHVFINGQLSGSVYGSLEDPRITFSKYVNLKEGVNKLSMLSVTVGLPNVGLHFDTWNAGVLGPVTLKGLNEGTRDMSKYKWSYKVGLKGEILNLYSVKGSNSVQWTKGSLVQKQPLTWYKTTFNTPTGNEPLALDMSSMSKGQIWVNGRSIGRYFPGYIANGKCNKCSYTGFFTEKKCLWNCGGPSQKWYHIPRDWLSPNGNLLIIFEEIGGNPGGISLVKRTAF, from the exons ATGCCGAAGGTTGTGCTGCTGTTTTTGAGTCTGCTTACATGGGTTTGTTCTACAATAGGCTCTGTGACTTATGACCATAAAGCCATCATCATTAATGGTCAGAGAAGAATTTTGATTTCTGGCTCTATTCATTATCCAAGAAGCACACCCCAG ATGTGGCCGGACCTCATACAGAAGGCTAAAAATGGAGGGTTGGATATTATAGAGACGTATGTATTCTGGAATGGCCATGAACCTTCTCCTGGCAAG TATTACTTCGAGGAAAGATACGATTTGGTGAGGTTTATAAAGCTGGTGCACCAAGCTGGCTTATATGTTCATCTTCGGATCGGTCCATATGTCTGTGCGGAATGGAACTATGG TGGATTTCCTGTTTGGCTAAAGTTTGTTCCTGGCATCGCCTTTAGGACAGACAATAAACCTTTCAAG GCGGCTATGCAAAAATTCGTTTATAAGATTGTCGATCTGATGAAGTGGGAGAAGTTATATCACACTCAGGGAGGACCCATTATTTTGTCTCAG ATTGAGAATGAATATGGACCGGTGGAATGGGAGATAGGTGCCCCAGGTAAATCTTATACCAAATGGGCTGCTCAAATGGCACTAGGTCTTAAAACTGGAGTCCCATGGGTGATGTGCAAGCAAGAGGATGCTCCTGACCCTTTG ATTGACACCTGCAATGGGTTTTACTGCGAAAATTTTAAACCAAACAAGATTTATAAACCCAAAATATGGACAGAAAACTGGAGTGGTTG GTACACTGCATTTGGTGGTCCAACTCCTTACAGGCCACCTGAAGATGTGGCCTTTTCAGTCGCAAGATTCATACAGAATGGTGGTTCTCTCGTCAATTATTATATG TACCATGGAGGAACTAACTTCGGTCGAACCTCTGGTCTTTTCATTGCCACTAGCTACGACTTTGATGCTCCAATAGATGAATATG GCCTATTAAGGGAACCGAAATGGGGACATCTAAGAGATTTGCACAAAGCCATCAAGTCGTGCGAACCTGCTTTAGTATCAGCAGATCCTACCAGTACATGGCTTGGGAAAAATCAAGAG GCTCGTGTCTTCAAGTCACGTTCAGGGGCATGTGCTGCTTTCCTAGCAAATTATGATACATCAGCTTCTGTAAGGGTCAACTTTTGGAATCACCCATACGATCTACCACCATGGTCCATCAGCATCCTTCCTGATTGCAAAACTGTAACTTTCAACACTGCAAGG ATTGGGGTTAAAAGTTACCAGGCAAAAATGACGCCAATTAGTTCGTTTTGGTGGCTTTCGTACAAAGAAGAACCTGCCTCTGGTTATGCTAGTGATACAACAACCAAGGATGGGTTAGTGGAGCAAGTAAGCGTCACCTGGGACACAACAGATTATTTGTGGTATATGACAGA TATAAGGATCGATTCGACTGAAGGCTTTCTAAAGACCGGACGATGGCCACTTCTCACCGTCGATTCGGCAGGCCATGTTTTGCATGTTTTCATAAATGGCCAACTATCTG GATCTGTATATGGAAGTTTGGAGGATCCTAGAATAACTTTCAGTAAATATGTTAATCTAAAGGAAGGAGTTAACAAGCTTTCCATGCTGAGTGTTACTGTTGGTCTTCCG AATGTTGGCCTGCATTTTGATACTTGGAATGCTGGTGTTTTAGGCCCTGTCACATTGAAGGGTCTGAACGAGGGCACTCGAGACATGTCTAAATATAAATGGTCTTACAAG GTTGGTTTGAAGGGAGAAATCTTGAATCTTTATTCTGTTAAAGGAAGTAATTCTGTGCAATGGACGAAAGGCTCATTGGTTCAAAAGCAACCTCTCACATGGTACAAG ACCACTTTCAATACTCCGACTGGCAACGAACCATTGGCTTTAGACATGAGCAGCATGAGTAAAGGTCAAATATGGGTTAACGGTCGGAGCATTGGCCGCTATTTTCCTGGATATATTGCAAATGGCAAGTGTAACAAATGCAGTTATACTGGATTCTTTACTGAGAAGAAATGTTTGTGGAACTGTGGTGGACCCTCTCAGAAATG GTATCACATTCCCCGCGACTGGTTAAGTCCAAATGGCAACTTGTTGATAATTTTTGAAGAAATTGGTGGGAATCCCGGAGGGATTTCTTTGGTTAAGAGGACTGCATTCTGA
- the LOC103492326 gene encoding uncharacterized protein LOC103492326, with the protein MAPKPVTSPVPEAWYPTLAVLMISVGLIVTASFFIYEATSSRKNRSLAKELTRGTIASIFLGFGSLFLLLASGVYV; encoded by the exons ATG GCTCCGAAACCTGTTACCAGTCCCGTTCCCGAAGCTTGGTACCCAACCCTTGCCGTCTTGATGATCTCTGTTGGCCTCATCGTTACCGCTTCCTTTTTCAT CTATGAAGCTACATCTTCCAGGAAAAACCGTAGTCTGGCCAAGGAACTCACTCGAGGAACAATTGCCTCCATTTTCTTG GGTTTTGGATCCTTGTTCTTGTTGCTTGCTTCTGGTGTTTATGTCTAA